One Skermanella sp. TT6 genomic window, GCCCTCTTCACGGGGAGGGGCGGCGTCCCGCCGCCCAAGGTGCGCGGGACGCGCACCCTCCCATGGGGGCGGCAAAGCGAGGCATTGCCGGAGGGCGTGATGGCTGGAAGTCGAGGTGGCGCTGGCCGGTCGCTTCCAGCGGGGCCTTCACGATTTGAACAGGTCCGGAAGACTCCGGGCGCCATGCAGGACACGGACGATAAGGACGCCGTCGTCCCGAGAGCGGTAGAAAATCAGGTATTTACCGAACGGGAACATGCGGATTTCCCTGCCTAAATCGTCCCGCTCTCGGCCCAGCAGTGGGCTTTTCGCCAATGTTTTGAATGTTTCGCGCACACCCGAAACGAACTGTTCTGCCATGCGCGGGCTGTCCTTGGCGATGTAAGCACCGCCACCTGCCACGTCCTCGATCGCGCGACGCGAACGGATGGCATCCTTACTCGGCTCTATCGTCGATTATCCGCTGGATCTCGGCGAAGGCTTCGGCCTCGTCCAGAACCTTCCCTGCTTCGAGGTCCGCCAGTCCCTCCCGTACCTTGGCGCGGATTTCAAGGAACTCGGCCGCGTCCTCTGCGGACAGTTTCCGGATATGGACGGCGT contains:
- a CDS encoding type II toxin-antitoxin system RelE/ParE family toxin, whose amino-acid sequence is MAGGGAYIAKDSPRMAEQFVSGVRETFKTLAKSPLLGRERDDLGREIRMFPFGKYLIFYRSRDDGVLIVRVLHGARSLPDLFKS